In Caldicellulosiruptor morganii, the following proteins share a genomic window:
- a CDS encoding thiamine pyrophosphate-dependent enzyme, whose product MAYNIKELATRPERFTGGHRMCAGCGAPVAVRAILRTLKPEDRAVVGVATGCLEVSSCIYPYTAWKDSFIHSAFENAAATVSGAEAAYRVLKKKGKVKGEFKFIAFGGDGGTYDIGLQSLSGAMERGHNMVYVCYDNGAYMNTGIQRSSATPLYADTTTSPQGKVLPGKMQWRKDLTEVMVAHGIPYVAQTAFITPNLKDLIEKDEKALYTNGPAFLNVLAPCPRGWRYETSKLIEISKLAVDTCFWPLYEVVNGQYRLTYKPKEKLPVVEFLKTQGRFRHLFKKGNEHLIEQIQQEVDRRWERLLELCGEK is encoded by the coding sequence ATGGCATACAATATCAAGGAGCTTGCTACAAGACCTGAAAGATTTACTGGCGGTCATAGAATGTGTGCAGGTTGTGGTGCACCTGTTGCTGTAAGAGCAATTCTAAGGACATTAAAACCGGAGGATAGGGCAGTTGTTGGTGTTGCAACAGGCTGTTTGGAAGTATCCAGCTGCATTTATCCATACACAGCATGGAAGGATTCATTCATCCACAGTGCATTTGAAAACGCTGCTGCAACAGTTTCAGGTGCTGAGGCAGCATACAGAGTTTTAAAGAAAAAAGGTAAGGTTAAGGGCGAGTTTAAGTTCATTGCATTCGGTGGAGACGGTGGGACATACGATATTGGCTTGCAATCTCTTTCGGGTGCAATGGAAAGAGGGCACAACATGGTATATGTCTGCTATGACAACGGTGCGTATATGAACACAGGTATCCAGAGGTCGTCTGCAACACCACTTTATGCTGATACAACAACATCACCGCAGGGTAAAGTTTTACCGGGTAAGATGCAGTGGAGAAAAGATCTGACAGAAGTTATGGTTGCCCATGGTATACCATATGTTGCCCAGACAGCTTTCATCACACCAAACTTGAAAGATTTGATTGAAAAGGATGAGAAAGCTTTATATACAAATGGTCCTGCATTTTTGAATGTTCTGGCTCCATGTCCAAGAGGCTGGAGATATGAAACCTCAAAGTTAATTGAGATTTCAAAGCTTGCAGTTGACACATGTTTCTGGCCGCTTTACGAGGTTGTAAATGGTCAGTACAGACTCACATACAAACCAAAAGAAAAGCTTCCGGTTGTTGAATTTTTGAAGACACAGGGAAGATTCAGACATCTTTTCAAAAAAGGGAATGAACATCTTATTGAGCAGATACAGCAGGAAGTTGATAGAAGATGGGAAAGACTGCTTGAGCTCTGTGGTGAGAAGTAA
- the dnaB gene encoding replicative DNA helicase — protein MEADILQSSGEMPESREAEEAVVGAMLLDREVISEVAEILTEEDFATPQLKEIFAAIMDLFEEGKPADIITVSERLRERGSFEAVGGTEYLTNIVVNIPTTANATYYAKIVEEKSLLRKLINSSMKIIEKCKSQTERVEDIVDFAEKTIFNVIQNKNSKDFSHLKEILIETYNKIEELYLKRSHIIGIPTGFSEFDRMTAGLQPSDLILIAARPAMGKTSFALNIVQYAALRAGVPVAIFSLEMSKEQLVTRMICSEAMIDSHKLRTGNLEDEEWKKFAKALALLSNAPIYIDDTPAITVSEMRAKCRRLKLKEKGLGLVMVDYLQLMTARGRFESKQQEIAEISRSLKALARELNVPVLALSQLSRAPETRADHRPILSDLRESGAIEQDADIVAFLYRDEYYNPDTDKKHIAELIVAKHRNGPTGTIELLFLDKHTKFMDLEKNRI, from the coding sequence ATGGAAGCTGATATTCTGCAAAGCAGTGGTGAGATGCCCGAAAGCCGTGAGGCAGAAGAGGCTGTTGTTGGGGCAATGCTTCTTGACAGAGAGGTAATCTCCGAGGTTGCGGAGATATTGACAGAAGAGGATTTTGCAACACCGCAGTTAAAAGAGATTTTTGCTGCTATTATGGACCTTTTTGAAGAGGGCAAGCCAGCAGATATTATAACAGTTTCAGAGAGGCTGAGAGAAAGAGGCAGCTTTGAGGCTGTGGGTGGGACTGAATATTTGACAAACATTGTTGTGAATATTCCCACAACTGCCAATGCTACATATTATGCAAAAATTGTTGAAGAAAAGTCACTGCTGAGAAAGCTCATAAACTCTTCTATGAAGATAATAGAAAAGTGCAAAAGCCAGACAGAGAGAGTTGAAGATATAGTCGATTTTGCAGAAAAGACAATATTCAATGTTATCCAGAACAAAAATTCAAAGGATTTTTCGCACTTAAAAGAGATTCTGATTGAGACTTATAACAAAATAGAAGAACTATATCTTAAAAGATCTCACATAATAGGTATTCCCACAGGTTTTTCGGAGTTTGATAGAATGACAGCAGGGCTTCAGCCATCAGACCTGATTTTAATTGCTGCAAGACCTGCAATGGGAAAGACAAGCTTTGCGCTGAACATTGTCCAGTATGCGGCACTGAGAGCAGGTGTCCCCGTTGCAATATTTTCACTTGAGATGTCAAAAGAACAGCTTGTGACAAGAATGATTTGTTCAGAAGCAATGATAGACAGCCACAAACTTCGAACTGGTAACTTGGAGGATGAGGAGTGGAAGAAGTTTGCAAAGGCGCTGGCACTTCTTTCTAATGCACCGATATATATTGACGACACACCTGCAATAACAGTTTCTGAGATGAGAGCAAAGTGCAGAAGGCTGAAGCTCAAAGAAAAGGGGCTTGGACTTGTCATGGTGGACTACCTGCAGCTTATGACTGCACGTGGCAGGTTTGAGAGCAAGCAGCAGGAGATTGCTGAGATTTCAAGGTCTTTAAAAGCTCTTGCAAGGGAATTGAATGTTCCTGTGCTTGCTCTTTCACAGCTGTCCCGTGCGCCTGAGACAAGAGCTGACCACAGACCAATACTTTCTGACCTTCGTGAAAGCGGTGCGATTGAGCAGGATGCTGACATTGTTGCATTTTTGTACAGAGATGAGTATTACAATCCGGATACAGACAAAAAACACATAGCAGAGCTTATAGTTGCAAAACACCGAAACGGTCCAACAGGTACAATTGAACTTTTGTTCCTGGATAAGCATACAAAGTTTATGGATCTGGAGAAAAATAGAATATAA
- a CDS encoding DHH family phosphoesterase, with translation MKDKKVHFKFDFSVYQAGFVLSFIFNLVILYYNLRIGIICFSLIILLAVYNIRINRKKNKQLLEFIETLTLNIDTASKDTLIKFPLPILITEYSGDIIWYNQKFLEIAKNRKLIGKNLKDELPELYQAILDNKKVLENFEYQSHFYNVFITLVEVEGSKSEKRYLNLFYFIDITEHIELKKMFELQNVVIGYLMIDNYDDVLNSAPEVSKSNIASEIERRVIDWFYNQIRLDVFLMKYERDKYIFICNRETFYRMQERKFSILDQIKEVNLYNKIIPTISCGIGIREDSIFQAQKDAKTALDMALSRGGDQVVIFHSGKFEFFGGKTKEHEKRSKVRSRVMAQTIKEIVKHSDRVFIMGHQYFDLDCLGASVGLAKLCTGLNKEAYIVINTFNPTIKDFVDMLKSDSQYAGIIVDEQKVLKMKTKNSLLFVVDTQRISYVDIPDMILDFEKIIVIDHHRRAADWIEQALICYSETYASSVSELVAELLSYEGIKLKKLEAEILLAGIMIDTRGFTKNVGVRTFEVATYLRENDAMPENIKEYLKEDLDSYILKHQLISNTQILYGNIAVVIDYSQACRNNVIIAKVADELLNIKGIDASFVVCKIENTVVISARSNGRINVQLILEKIGGGGHLETAGCRLENMALDEAKNILFKAIDEYIAENQKN, from the coding sequence GTGAAAGATAAAAAGGTACACTTTAAATTTGACTTTTCTGTTTATCAGGCAGGATTTGTACTTTCTTTTATTTTTAATCTGGTAATCTTATATTACAACCTTCGAATAGGCATAATATGCTTTTCTCTTATAATTTTGCTTGCAGTCTATAACATAAGAATAAACAGAAAGAAAAATAAGCAACTTTTAGAATTTATAGAAACGCTTACTCTGAACATTGACACAGCCTCAAAAGACACTCTCATAAAATTTCCTTTGCCTATACTGATTACAGAATACAGTGGGGATATTATATGGTATAACCAGAAGTTTTTAGAAATAGCTAAAAACAGAAAGCTGATAGGCAAGAACCTGAAAGATGAACTTCCCGAACTTTACCAGGCAATTTTAGATAACAAAAAAGTGCTTGAAAATTTTGAGTATCAGAGCCATTTTTATAACGTCTTTATTACCCTTGTAGAAGTAGAGGGCAGTAAAAGCGAAAAAAGATATTTGAATCTTTTCTATTTTATAGACATAACAGAGCATATTGAACTTAAAAAGATGTTTGAACTTCAGAATGTGGTTATTGGGTATCTTATGATTGACAACTATGATGATGTTTTGAACTCTGCTCCCGAAGTTTCAAAATCAAACATTGCATCTGAGATTGAAAGAAGGGTAATTGACTGGTTTTACAATCAGATAAGACTTGATGTGTTTTTGATGAAATATGAAAGGGACAAGTACATTTTCATCTGTAACAGAGAAACATTTTACAGAATGCAGGAAAGAAAGTTTAGCATACTTGACCAGATAAAAGAGGTAAACCTGTACAATAAAATAATTCCAACAATCAGCTGTGGCATTGGAATAAGAGAGGACTCTATATTTCAGGCTCAAAAGGATGCAAAGACAGCACTTGACATGGCACTATCAAGGGGCGGCGACCAGGTTGTTATTTTCCACAGTGGTAAATTTGAATTTTTTGGTGGAAAGACAAAAGAGCATGAGAAACGTTCTAAAGTGCGGTCACGTGTTATGGCACAGACAATAAAAGAGATTGTAAAGCATTCTGACAGGGTTTTTATCATGGGTCATCAGTATTTTGACCTGGACTGTCTGGGTGCTTCTGTTGGGCTTGCGAAGCTTTGCACAGGTTTGAACAAAGAAGCATACATAGTGATAAACACATTTAATCCAACAATAAAAGATTTTGTTGATATGTTAAAATCAGATTCACAGTACGCAGGCATTATAGTTGATGAACAAAAGGTGCTCAAAATGAAAACCAAAAACTCACTTTTGTTTGTTGTTGATACGCAGAGGATAAGCTATGTTGATATACCGGATATGATTTTGGATTTTGAGAAGATAATAGTGATTGACCATCACAGAAGAGCGGCTGACTGGATTGAGCAGGCTCTTATTTGCTATTCAGAGACTTATGCATCTTCTGTATCAGAACTTGTTGCTGAGCTTTTGAGCTATGAAGGGATAAAACTCAAAAAGCTTGAAGCAGAGATCCTGCTTGCCGGGATTATGATTGACACACGTGGATTTACCAAAAATGTGGGAGTCAGAACATTTGAGGTTGCAACATATCTGAGAGAAAATGATGCAATGCCTGAGAATATAAAGGAATACCTGAAAGAAGACCTGGATAGCTACATTTTAAAGCATCAGCTCATATCAAATACGCAGATACTTTATGGCAATATTGCTGTTGTCATTGATTATTCACAAGCTTGCAGAAATAATGTTATAATAGCAAAGGTGGCCGATGAACTTTTAAATATAAAAGGGATTGATGCATCCTTTGTTGTCTGCAAAATAGAAAACACGGTGGTAATCAGTGCACGGTCAAACGGCAGAATAAATGTCCAGCTGATTTTAGAAAAGATTGGAGGCGGAGGACATTTGGAGACAGCAGGGTGCAGGCTTGAAAATATGGCTCTGGATGAGGCAAAGAATATACTGTTTAAAGCAATAGATGAGTACATTGCTGAAAATCAAAAAAATTAA
- a CDS encoding 4Fe-4S binding protein, protein MRKMKITEEVTWKEITPAGVIIDPGNAEDFKTGDWRTMRPVWHEDKCKQCLFCFYVCPDSSIKVENGKMVGVDYDHCKGCGVCTEVCPFKAFDFVEEKK, encoded by the coding sequence ATGAGAAAGATGAAAATAACAGAAGAGGTTACATGGAAGGAAATAACACCGGCGGGTGTAATAATTGACCCGGGTAATGCAGAGGACTTCAAGACAGGCGATTGGAGAACTATGAGACCTGTCTGGCACGAAGACAAGTGCAAACAGTGCCTGTTTTGCTTCTATGTATGTCCGGATTCATCAATAAAAGTAGAAAATGGCAAAATGGTTGGAGTTGACTATGACCACTGCAAGGGCTGTGGCGTTTGCACAGAGGTTTGCCCATTTAAGGCATTTGATTTTGTAGAAGAGAAGAAATAA
- a CDS encoding 2-oxoacid:acceptor oxidoreductase family protein: protein MGRMIEIRWHGRGGQGAKTASLLLAEAAFNTGKFVQGFPEYGPERMGAPITAYNRISDERITIHSNIYEPDYVVVVDETLIGSVDVTKGLKKDGAIIVNTSKTPDEVKKLLGDFDGKVYTIDARKISLECLGKYFPNIPVLGAVIKVTGIIPEDRAIKDMEESLKHKFATKPDVIEGNMKAFVRGMQEVQG, encoded by the coding sequence ATGGGCAGAATGATTGAGATAAGATGGCACGGAAGAGGTGGACAGGGTGCCAAGACAGCGTCACTTCTTTTGGCAGAAGCAGCTTTTAACACAGGAAAGTTCGTTCAGGGATTCCCTGAATATGGTCCTGAGAGAATGGGTGCTCCAATCACAGCTTACAACAGAATAAGCGATGAAAGAATTACAATTCACAGCAACATCTATGAGCCAGACTATGTTGTGGTTGTCGATGAAACACTCATTGGCAGTGTTGATGTTACAAAAGGGCTCAAGAAAGATGGTGCAATCATTGTAAACACTTCAAAGACACCCGATGAGGTTAAAAAGCTTTTGGGTGATTTTGACGGCAAAGTGTATACAATCGACGCAAGAAAGATCTCTTTAGAGTGCCTTGGAAAATACTTCCCCAATATACCGGTGCTTGGTGCTGTTATTAAGGTAACAGGTATCATTCCTGAAGATAGGGCTATTAAAGACATGGAAGAGTCACTCAAGCACAAGTTTGCAACAAAGCCAGATGTTATAGAGGGGAACATGAAGGCGTTTGTTAGAGGAATGCAGGAGGTGCAGGGATAA
- a CDS encoding DUF2232 domain-containing protein has product MKKAIKEPLIFIIFALLQYILFALQFNPLITLMFVPLYTFFAKENFALRFVISYIVAAAVLGLVGKPQTAFAYMLIVYIVPLAIHILLKYKKGYVLDFSILTGGFLIYQVLSIKAVKHLYRVDIVNGLISFLKNMLGEYFKDLNEPVLIDKFAEFIKLMVPGFVIIEAITLGIVAYFLVKWSSKRLRIEKDFLNFEKLFMPREVTVGVVVFFILSFFLTQVNLLYVVASNMMIILSWLLFIQSLSLIYAAAVDRVSSSFFRNLIMFIVIIFGIQFFVVMILVGFLDLVFDFKKRNPKRVKL; this is encoded by the coding sequence ATGAAAAAAGCAATTAAAGAACCTTTGATTTTTATAATTTTTGCTTTACTTCAGTATATATTATTTGCTTTACAGTTCAATCCTTTGATAACACTAATGTTTGTTCCCTTGTATACTTTCTTTGCTAAAGAAAATTTTGCATTGAGGTTTGTCATATCTTACATTGTAGCAGCTGCAGTGCTCGGACTTGTAGGAAAACCTCAAACAGCATTTGCATATATGTTAATTGTGTATATTGTACCACTTGCAATTCATATCCTTTTGAAATACAAAAAAGGGTATGTTTTGGATTTTTCAATACTTACAGGCGGGTTTCTGATTTACCAGGTTTTATCAATAAAGGCAGTAAAACATCTTTACAGGGTTGATATTGTAAATGGTTTGATTTCTTTTCTGAAGAATATGCTGGGAGAGTATTTTAAAGATTTGAATGAACCTGTTTTAATTGATAAATTTGCTGAATTTATAAAACTCATGGTGCCCGGTTTTGTTATTATAGAAGCGATTACACTTGGTATTGTTGCATATTTTCTTGTAAAATGGAGCTCAAAGAGGCTGAGGATTGAAAAGGATTTTCTCAATTTTGAAAAGCTGTTTATGCCAAGAGAAGTGACAGTTGGAGTTGTTGTCTTTTTCATACTTTCCTTTTTTCTCACACAGGTTAATCTTTTATATGTTGTTGCAAGCAATATGATGATAATTCTTTCATGGCTTCTTTTTATACAGTCACTTTCTTTAATATATGCAGCGGCTGTTGACAGAGTTTCTTCTTCATTTTTCAGAAACTTGATAATGTTTATTGTTATAATTTTTGGTATTCAGTTCTTTGTAGTTATGATTCTTGTTGGTTTTCTGGATTTGGTATTTGATTTTAAGAAGAGAAATCCAAAGAGGGTGAAATTGTGA
- a CDS encoding IS110 family RNA-guided transposase → MPNTLIVGIDISSQSNSIFFIDDAGNHLIKKPFSLPNDQEGANELIKRVIDCLSQYNLSYVKFGMEATSHYGWHLHLYLASSSELLPYKPTFYVLNPSIVKGFKKIYTFLPKTDNIDAVVIAECVRFSKLNPTPLPDFKYAALQRLTRMRYHLVHNLTREKNRALNLIYLKFSTYSQDCPFSDIFGKASCAIIENFTPDDIASMPLEDLIKFVSDNGNNRLSDVNKIAEILKTAANRSYRLHPLLAEANDLALSMTLENIRFMQEQLKKLDKEISKLLKAFSQTLTTIPGIGDVLAAGIIAEIGDIKRFKNEAALAKYSGLVWTQYQSGNFNAQETSLAKCGNQYLRYYLVEAANCVRVHTVRYKAFYNKKFSEVTKHQHKRALVLTARRLIPLIFAMLSKGQIYQERGDVYNT, encoded by the coding sequence TTGCCAAATACTTTAATCGTGGGCATTGATATCAGTAGTCAGTCAAATTCTATCTTCTTCATCGATGATGCCGGAAATCACTTGATTAAAAAACCCTTTTCCTTGCCTAACGATCAAGAAGGTGCTAATGAATTAATCAAAAGAGTCATTGACTGCCTCAGCCAGTATAATCTGTCCTACGTTAAATTCGGCATGGAAGCAACTTCACATTACGGTTGGCATCTGCATTTGTATCTTGCTTCCTCTTCTGAATTACTACCTTACAAACCAACCTTTTACGTGCTCAACCCAAGCATCGTCAAAGGATTTAAAAAGATCTACACTTTCTTGCCTAAAACAGATAACATCGACGCTGTCGTTATTGCTGAATGCGTCAGGTTCAGTAAGCTAAATCCAACACCTTTGCCTGACTTCAAATATGCTGCACTACAACGCCTTACCAGAATGCGCTATCACCTTGTTCATAATCTAACTCGCGAAAAAAACAGAGCTCTCAATCTCATATACCTTAAATTCTCCACTTATTCTCAAGACTGCCCATTTTCTGATATCTTCGGTAAGGCATCTTGCGCTATCATCGAAAACTTCACCCCAGATGATATTGCTTCCATGCCTTTAGAAGATTTAATTAAATTTGTATCTGACAACGGCAACAACAGATTATCAGATGTCAATAAAATCGCTGAAATACTTAAAACCGCTGCTAATCGTTCATACAGATTACATCCTCTGTTGGCTGAGGCAAATGACTTAGCTTTGTCTATGACTCTTGAAAACATTAGATTTATGCAAGAACAACTTAAAAAACTCGACAAAGAAATCTCAAAACTTCTTAAAGCTTTCTCCCAAACCTTGACCACCATCCCTGGCATAGGAGATGTTCTTGCAGCCGGCATCATCGCTGAAATCGGTGATATCAAGCGCTTCAAAAATGAAGCTGCTTTAGCTAAATACTCCGGCCTTGTTTGGACTCAATACCAATCAGGCAATTTCAATGCCCAGGAAACCTCATTGGCTAAGTGTGGTAACCAATACCTGAGATACTATCTTGTTGAGGCTGCTAACTGTGTTAGGGTGCACACAGTCCGTTATAAAGCCTTCTACAACAAGAAGTTCTCAGAGGTTACCAAACATCAGCATAAACGTGCCCTCGTCCTCACCGCAAGACGATTAATTCCTCTGATCTTTGCAATGCTCAGCAAAGGTCAAATATATCAAGAAAGAGGTGATGTTTACAATACTTAG
- the pheA gene encoding prephenate dehydratase produces MKVAYLGPVGSYSYEAAKKFVKDENAELVPCDTIDDVFEIVLEDEKIYGVVPVENSIEGSVSTTLDNLLKEDVYIIKEIVLKVEHYLCCKEPSKKINSIASHPQALSQCHDYLRKHYKNVQLIQVNSTSYAAKMCKEDKVDAAICSLFAAQQNSLKIIDGPINHDNNYTRFFVLSKNPSFERGERNKTSIIFSTYDRPGSLYKILAIFNLYDLNLTKIESRPAKTGLGEYVFFVDIDGFVEEDDVSDALKVIKRKSSFYKLLGSYSVIKE; encoded by the coding sequence GTGAAAGTTGCTTACTTGGGACCGGTTGGTTCATATTCCTATGAAGCAGCAAAGAAGTTTGTAAAGGATGAAAATGCTGAACTTGTACCCTGCGATACAATAGATGATGTGTTTGAAATTGTATTGGAAGATGAAAAAATCTATGGTGTTGTTCCTGTTGAAAATTCCATTGAGGGAAGTGTGTCAACCACACTTGACAATCTTTTGAAAGAGGATGTCTATATAATAAAAGAAATAGTTTTAAAGGTTGAACACTATCTCTGCTGCAAAGAACCAAGTAAAAAAATAAATTCAATTGCTTCACATCCGCAGGCACTTTCACAATGCCACGACTATTTGAGAAAGCATTACAAAAATGTTCAGCTGATTCAGGTAAATAGCACATCGTATGCAGCAAAGATGTGCAAAGAGGATAAAGTTGATGCTGCTATTTGTTCGCTTTTTGCAGCGCAGCAGAATAGCCTGAAGATTATAGACGGGCCAATAAATCACGATAACAACTATACAAGGTTTTTTGTGCTGAGCAAAAATCCATCTTTTGAAAGAGGAGAGAGAAACAAGACCTCAATAATATTTTCAACCTATGACAGACCGGGTAGTCTGTACAAGATTCTGGCCATTTTTAATCTGTATGACTTAAATTTGACCAAAATAGAGTCAAGACCGGCAAAGACAGGACTTGGAGAGTATGTATTTTTTGTGGATATTGATGGATTTGTTGAAGAGGATGATGTCAGTGATGCTTTGAAGGTTATAAAACGCAAGTCTTCTTTCTATAAGCTTCTTGGCTCTTATTCGGTGATAAAAGAATAA
- the porA gene encoding pyruvate ferredoxin oxidoreductase has product MAIRDRLSGNEAIAYAMRQINPDVVAAFPITPSTEVPQYFSQFVANGEVDTEFVAVESEHSAMSACIGASAAGARTMTATSSQGLALMWEMLYIAASMRLPIVMAVINRALSGPINIHNDHSDSMGARDSGWIQIYCENNQEAYDSLIQAIRIAEHKDVRLPVMVCYDGFITSHAVENIELLEDEVVRNFVGEYNPEYYLLNEQNPISMGPLDLPPYYFEHKRQQAEAMKNAKKVVLEIADEFAKISGRKYGLFETYKLDDAEVAIVVMNSTAGTAKAVVDEYRSKGYKVGLLKPRLFRPFPVEEIVDALKHLKAIAVMDKTDSFNAAGGPLFTEITSALYGRADGIKVINYIYGLGGRDVKTDDIAKVYDRLLDIVRTGNVGEVYNYIGVRE; this is encoded by the coding sequence ATGGCAATTCGTGATAGACTTTCTGGAAACGAGGCAATAGCTTATGCTATGAGACAAATAAATCCGGATGTTGTTGCTGCGTTTCCAATTACACCTTCAACCGAAGTACCACAGTATTTTTCTCAATTTGTCGCAAATGGAGAGGTTGATACAGAGTTTGTTGCGGTTGAATCTGAGCACAGCGCAATGAGTGCTTGTATTGGCGCATCAGCTGCAGGTGCAAGGACCATGACAGCAACATCATCTCAGGGTTTGGCTCTGATGTGGGAGATGCTCTACATTGCAGCCTCAATGAGACTTCCAATAGTAATGGCGGTTATAAACAGAGCTCTTTCTGGTCCGATTAATATTCACAATGACCATTCAGACTCAATGGGTGCAAGAGACAGTGGCTGGATTCAGATATACTGTGAAAACAACCAGGAAGCATATGACTCTTTGATTCAGGCAATAAGAATTGCTGAACACAAAGATGTAAGACTTCCTGTTATGGTATGTTATGACGGATTTATCACAAGCCATGCTGTTGAGAATATAGAGCTTTTAGAGGACGAAGTTGTGCGAAACTTTGTTGGTGAGTACAATCCAGAATATTATCTTTTAAATGAACAGAATCCAATTTCAATGGGTCCGCTGGATCTGCCACCATATTATTTTGAGCATAAAAGACAGCAGGCAGAAGCTATGAAGAATGCAAAGAAGGTTGTTTTGGAAATAGCTGATGAGTTTGCAAAAATAAGCGGGAGAAAGTATGGACTTTTTGAAACATATAAGCTTGATGATGCAGAGGTTGCAATTGTTGTTATGAACTCAACAGCAGGAACTGCAAAGGCTGTTGTTGATGAATACAGAAGCAAAGGATACAAGGTGGGGCTTTTAAAGCCAAGACTTTTCAGACCATTCCCGGTTGAGGAGATTGTAGATGCTTTAAAGCATCTCAAAGCGATTGCTGTGATGGACAAGACAGATAGCTTTAACGCTGCTGGTGGTCCACTGTTTACTGAAATCACAAGTGCTCTTTATGGAAGAGCAGATGGAATTAAGGTTATCAACTATATTTATGGTCTTGGCGGAAGAGATGTGAAAACTGATGACATTGCAAAGGTCTATGACAGACTTCTTGACATTGTCAGGACAGGCAATGTTGGTGAAGTTTACAACTACATTGGCGTGAGAGAATAA
- the rplI gene encoding 50S ribosomal protein L9, producing the protein MKVVLLQDVKGLGKKDSIVEVNDGYARNYLIPRKLAAPLTEGLEKHIKEKKEAEQKKKEKELMQAKELAQKLEKSKLTIVARAGENGKLFGSITNKEIADEIKKQLGLEIDRKKIELEEPIKQIGSYDVSIRLYQGILAKLKVQVTSG; encoded by the coding sequence ATGAAGGTTGTACTTTTGCAGGATGTAAAAGGACTTGGTAAAAAAGACTCAATTGTTGAAGTGAATGATGGATATGCAAGAAATTATTTGATTCCGAGAAAGCTTGCAGCACCTTTAACAGAGGGGCTGGAAAAGCATATTAAAGAGAAAAAAGAAGCCGAGCAGAAGAAAAAAGAAAAAGAACTTATGCAGGCAAAAGAACTTGCTCAAAAGCTTGAAAAAAGCAAGCTTACCATAGTTGCAAGAGCTGGTGAGAATGGGAAGCTTTTTGGTTCTATCACAAACAAGGAGATAGCAGATGAGATTAAAAAACAGCTCGGGCTTGAAATTGACAGAAAAAAGATTGAGCTTGAAGAGCCAATAAAACAGATTGGAAGTTATGATGTGTCAATCAGGCTTTATCAGGGTATTCTGGCAAAGCTTAAGGTCCAGGTGACCTCAGGCTAA
- a CDS encoding TVP38/TMEM64 family protein, giving the protein MKGKNIKVVLNIIAILIFLIVIALVASHYSKQIIDLTSSPAKFRNWVLSFGSLGVVVFILFQVLQVVVSVIPGEAIQVSGGYIYGTLAGSFYSLAGIMLGSVIVFYISRILGYNLIKKLVPEKSLEKFYFVINSPKIETIIFLLFLIPGIPKDVLVYIAGLSPVKPINFFIITAIARFPGIFFSSYIGSNIEKKNYEAAIAVAVISIILFVIGLIYHEKILKKISSLVHKKR; this is encoded by the coding sequence ATGAAGGGTAAAAATATCAAAGTGGTGCTGAATATCATTGCAATACTCATTTTTTTAATTGTAATTGCTCTTGTTGCAAGCCATTATTCAAAACAGATAATAGACCTTACCTCAAGCCCGGCAAAGTTTAGAAACTGGGTGCTTTCTTTTGGCAGCCTGGGAGTGGTTGTTTTTATTCTATTTCAGGTTCTACAGGTTGTGGTGTCAGTTATTCCGGGAGAAGCCATTCAGGTCTCCGGCGGATACATATACGGGACGCTTGCAGGCAGCTTTTACTCACTTGCAGGTATTATGCTGGGCTCAGTAATAGTCTTTTATATTTCCAGAATCCTGGGATACAATCTAATCAAAAAGTTAGTTCCAGAAAAAAGTTTGGAAAAATTCTATTTTGTAATAAACTCGCCCAAAATCGAAACCATTATATTTCTCCTGTTTTTGATTCCCGGAATACCAAAAGATGTACTTGTGTACATTGCCGGACTTTCTCCAGTAAAACCCATTAATTTTTTCATAATAACCGCAATTGCAAGATTCCCCGGCATTTTCTTTTCATCTTACATTGGAAGCAATATTGAGAAAAAAAATTATGAAGCTGCAATAGCGGTTGCAGTGATTTCAATCATCCTTTTTGTAATTGGGCTTATTTACCATGAAAAAATTTTAAAAAAGATTTCTTCTCTTGTCCACAAAAAAAGGTAG